Below is a genomic region from Flavobacterium ginsengisoli.
TTTACTTTCATAAGTATATTTTTTATTTGTAATTAATTCGTTTTAAGAATAATACTTATAAAGTTAAATAATTTATCTAAACGTACTTCTCTGAAACCGCTTTTAAAATTTTATTTCTTTCTAAAAGAAAATTCGTCAAATGTTTTTTCAAAAACAAAACATCAAATAATTTTCCAAATATCCCAAACGGAGTTTTATATTGCAATTTATCTTTCATGATTGTAAAACCATTTTCTTCATCGAAAAAATGCTCATGTTTGAAAAATTTGAATTTACCTTTTTCCATTTCATCTACAAAATAATCATAAAAATTCATTGCAGTAATTCGGCTTTTGTGCGTGATATAAAATCCGAAATGTTTACCGCGCCAGGTTACCGTTTCGTTTAAATTTATTAAACCAGATGTTATTCCAGCAATCGCTTTTTCTTTTGAAGGACTAGCAGATTGTTGGTGAATATCGATATTCCTTGAGACATCAAAAACGATTTGTTTCGAAGCGTTTATTTTAGTTATGAGATTTATTGTTGTCATTGGTTTAAGTTTTTCTTTGTGTAATCTTGTCATCCCGAGGAACGAGGGATCACACTAGGAACTCCGCAATTTATATCGACAATTCTTTGTCGAGCTTCGTGTGTGATCCTTCCTCCGTCAGGATGACAAAAATGCACATTGTTTTATCGCAATAAATTTTTAAATGCCTCATCAATATCCCCAAACTTAAATTGAAAACCATTTTCCCAAAGCCGTTTCGGAATTACATTCCTGCTTTTCAAAACCAATTCGGTTTCTGTTCGAATAATAAAAGATCCGATTTCAAGAAAGAATTTGCTCAACGGAATTCCAAAAGGAAAACCAACAGCTTTTCGAAGTTTTTCCATAAAATCAACATTTCGAATTGGAGTAGGAGAAACTACATTTATAACTCCAGTCATTTCTTTTTCAATAATAAAATCAACCGCATTGGCAAAATCTTCTTCGTGAATCCAGCTTACAAACTGATTGCCATTTCCTTGTTTTCCTCCAAAACCTATTTTTGCCAAAGTCTTTAACGGAACAAAAGCACCGCCATTTTTACCTAAAACAATTGAAGTTCGCAAAGCTGTTTTTAAAGTCTTTGGAGTTTCGGTTTTAAAGAATGCTTTTTCCCAAGAAAGCGCGACATTTATAGAAAAATCATTTCCAATTTCGCCATCAACTTCATCCATTTGTTTATCGAGAGAAAATCTGTAAATAGTTGCCGTAGATGAATTCAGCCAATGTTTCGGAGGATTTTTGCAATTCAAAACCGCTTTGTTTAGAATTTTTGTGCTTTCAATTCTAGACCAAAGAATTTCTTTTTTATTCTTTTTCGTATAACGACAATCTACAGATTTTCCTGCGAGATTAATTAAGACTGAAGC
It encodes:
- a CDS encoding TIGR01777 family oxidoreductase; amino-acid sequence: MNKLIIATGTGFLGQVLIHHFRDKFEEIVILTRGKSNTIDGIKYVNWNARTFTGWEKELENASVLINLAGKSVDCRYTKKNKKEILWSRIESTKILNKAVLNCKNPPKHWLNSSTATIYRFSLDKQMDEVDGEIGNDFSINVALSWEKAFFKTETPKTLKTALRTSIVLGKNGGAFVPLKTLAKIGFGGKQGNGNQFVSWIHEEDFANAVDFIIEKEMTGVINVVSPTPIRNVDFMEKLRKAVGFPFGIPLSKFFLEIGSFIIRTETELVLKSRNVIPKRLWENGFQFKFGDIDEAFKNLLR
- a CDS encoding SRPBCC family protein — protein: MTTINLITKINASKQIVFDVSRNIDIHQQSASPSKEKAIAGITSGLINLNETVTWRGKHFGFYITHKSRITAMNFYDYFVDEMEKGKFKFFKHEHFFDEENGFTIMKDKLQYKTPFGIFGKLFDVLFLKKHLTNFLLERNKILKAVSEKYV